Within the Salvia hispanica cultivar TCC Black 2014 chromosome 4, UniMelb_Shisp_WGS_1.0, whole genome shotgun sequence genome, the region GTAGGGTCGGAGGCCAAAGAAAGTGGCTTTCCGGTGGCACTGCGGGGCAGGTGGTGGGGTTGGGCGGGGTAAGTAGCTTTCCGGTGGCACTGCGGGGCAGgtggtggggtcggccgaccccgcccgaccccacctggatccgccgctgcttgtgggacggcatgagattttaggaggttttgttttgtgtgttaaatgaagagagaaaatataatttttatattcatgtgagagagaactttttccaaaaagagaaatgtgacatcttttgtgggacaaactaagaaggaaagtgtgacatcttttgtgggacggagggagtactagtagtaaagtgaaataagactaCATCGTTGGCACATTAGGGTCGGCCTAAAAACTCTATTAAATTTGGCATTTGAAGCCATTGCACCGTGGTATGCGATAACTCCACCCAATCCTTCTTTAGTGTTGGTGTTACTTTCATTCTTTTTCCACCACCCATAACATCGATTACCGTCACACCGCCTCAGCCTACCGAAGCTTGCGACGACCTTCTTCATCCCTATGAGTTTCATTTCCTGGATCATACACTATCGGTGTTAACAGTGGGATTATGCAAAAGAAGCAGACTGCAAAGGCAATATAACATAGCAATGTGACATGTATGTGTACTTATGTAGTGAAAATTAAGGTAATATAATGCCATTGAGATCATGTGCATAAAAACCATAATAATATACGTGGGAAACGAAGAATTTTGAGTTCGATTTCCAATTTTCCTCCATCATGCCTAAGCGATAACGATAGAAAGTGGTTGGAAAATCATAAGAATTTTGCTCCACTACTTAAGTGCCCCAAATTGATATTCCTGAATCCGTCttccattaggagtcccatttaaGTTAGTGTTCCCTTAACAAGATTCTAGCGTTGCGATTGTGATCGGCGAAGGGATAAAAGGCAGTCGCGGGAGTCCGTTgatcaaaccaaaaacaatacagaattgaaatgaaagcgtaaaaataaaataaggataattatatttatgtaagaAGAATACAATGTCTCCTATTTATCAGACTACCTTGACTTAGTGGATAAGAATATAATATATGGGAAAGATATGATAACtcaataatatactaaataataaagatatggGGATATTTGTAGAGATATGCTCGTATAAGttcggcacaagttttaagaaatgaagtataaaagaaagtgagtggaaaaagataatggaatgtgacacccatttttaattttataatagaatgtgagtggaatgagttagtggaaagtgtgATCTACCTATCATTTATTGGTAAAAATAAACCGGGATTCCTAATGGCAgacaatcaattaaaattggtaaataGGGACTTCTAATAGCAGACGGAATGAATAGTTTTTTTCTAAACTATATAAACTACTAAATGAGTGGCCACAgttgtattaattaattaaaatgttagtattaGCAAACACAAATCACAAGTACGTAATTTTATTGGTTCGTACTACATGAGTTGAACTCTCTCTACCATTTACTAGACACCATTTCATCAATGGCTATGGAATAATGGAATAGAGAGACTATTTATTTAGCTGGGCCAAAGGCCCAAATATCAGTTTAAGCGGGCCATGGATTCCTTATATGGGCTTCAATAGCCAAGGTCTGATATTGAACACactaaattactccctccggtCGAGATAATTCGActcagtattccatttcgggccgtcccacataatttgtcccacttcacttttaccatttttggtagtggaccccatattccactaactcatttctactcacattttattataaaactaatactttaaaattaggacccacatcccaccaactttttcaactcactttccattagatttcttaaaactcgtgcctggtcaaagtgtcccaaattatctgggacggaaggagtacttaTTTGTACAGAGCCATTTTTTGGCTAGTATAATATATCCCGATTAGTCTCTTtaggggtgttcggtttgcaagattttattttgggattaaatttgtagtgtgtttggttcatgaaattcaatcccacaactcaatcctagatggataatgatcatgggataattagtcatagccaaTCCCCCATgtctaaaataatctcacaactcaatcctaaattatatcttgatattattttatcttggaaaccgaacaccaccgtAGTATTAAGATTATAATGTTTCTCAGGATTATTCCTCTCACTCCATTTATATGAGTATATTGTATCGTGATTATATTATACCTCAATAACGTACCAAATGTAATCATATGATATCGTGATTGTATTGATTACTAtggtttgaactttgaagtataaaaaatgctcATATTTGTTCtccatattataattttaaagttgCATAGCTGAAACTTGAAAATgcattcaataattatttcactttttgcaTGAGAGCAAATTAAGTTGGCTAGTTAGTCTAAaactatatgtttatatataggGAAATTGGTTGGTTAGTTAGTCTAAaactatatgtttatatataggGAAATTGGTTGGTTGGTTAGTCTAAAACTATATGTTTATACATAGGGAAATTGGTTGGTTAGTTAGTCTAAaactatatgtttatatatatagggaaattggtccctaatatcatgaattttgcacaaattttagattttcCTATGAACTTTTAAATTAGTACAAGAAATTATGAACTTTCAGATCGGTTTACTATTTCACACGGCGGATGAAGAGTATAATCCGGCTAGTCTATATGACATTTTGAATCATATTTGGCAAAATTCTTGCAAGTGGCATGTCATGCTAGCACATCTATTTAGAATAATAAACACAATACCACTTGTTCAACAAAATAGAATTCTAAAagcaaagaaaacaaaacaaatttaataaaaacacaaacagttcaaatttgaaaattaatttctcaCTAGAAAAATGGgatgaattcaaatttgaaaattaataaattaaatactctctccgtctacGATTTAAAGATTCATTAGTACTTTTTTACGCTTTTGGTATGTGGACCccacattttataattttttttcacaaaacaatCCATTATGTGGACCCCATAGTAAAACCGTGCCACACACAATTATGTCTATTTTTGGTGGACAGAGGTATtaaaaactttccattttagaaaatgaacaTCACAATAACTCTAATTCCACTATCTTTACTCatttattctatttctctctcttactttactaactTGCATTAAAATCGGTTTCATttctaaagtttctattttttaaaattaagagataaatagtactagtactttcTAGAAATACTAGTGTGTATTTAAGGTTCCGATGAAACTATATTATCCACTTATTCATTCTTAGTCAATTTGGTGAAATACTATGAAATATGAAACTACAAATAATAACCTataaaatccttatttaaaagggaaattggtctctaaaatcatgaactttgcctaaaatttggtatttcccatgaactttgaaattggtatataatatcacgaactttgcattttgtttggtatttcccaaactcactcaaataagatattttcatcaaaatcttatttaatatAGGCAAccttgatatgttttataatatttgaaaccactttttaagttcataacatgtagcataaaaagtcacgttgaaaattacgttgatttaattgtgccaagtatgataaaaaaagcctcgtaagttagtcaaatatagcaataaacatgccgtgggaaataccaaacaaaatgcaaagttcatgatattatataccaatttcaaagttcatgggaaataccaaattttaagctaagttcatggttttagagaccaatttccctatTTAAAACTCCAGTATTCATTTATATGGAATTAATGAAAAGTGTATGCATGAATGTGCGATCAAAATGAGAGTGCTGCATAAAACTTAGCATTCAAAACCTTCAAGTTAAAGAAATGGTTAATCACCTTTTGGAAGTGCGATCAATCGTAGGTATTAGAGATACTGAGTTTGAGATCTTCGTTGCCGTTTTCAGATTGCTCCTCCACAATCCTTTCTGCTGATGCCATTGCGAATTCGCTGCATTGTTTTAACTCGATTAGTTGGAGTGTCGGGATTTCTCCAATGCCGCTTGGGATTTCTTCTAGATTCTGGCACCCATATAAACAGAGGTGACGGAGGctagggaaattggtctcatCGGCTATCCAACGCACAAGCTTCAAACATACAAGATATAGAAACTGCAGTGAGAGGAACTCATCTCCATCTGCTAACTCCCACTCTCATCACATGTCTCCTCCTCGCTTTAAACTGCTGAGAGATATCTTGAGCACTTCCAGCTTATGTAGTGCACACAGAGTCCTCCACACTCTTGAATTCATTATACACTCATCCAGAACTAGTTTTCTGATATGACAAGGAAATATAACTTTGAGACAACGACTGAAACCATCTGGAGCGGATATAGTTCTCATATAACTGCAACTTAAGCTTTCGAGCTTGTGAATATGGCTAAGATCAATTGCCAAGGATGTAGTTCGGTGGCAATCATCAATTCGCAACCTTTTGATATTTGGAACGCTTTTGAGGAAACCATCCCAAGTTGTTGCAAGTATAATCAATGAAATCCTTTGCAGCTTCTTCAGGACACTATAGTTCATTTTCTCATCTTTTAACAACTCAATTGGAAACACCTTGAGATATCTTAACTCAGAGAGCTTCCATAGCTCAGCTGGCTCTTCAAACTTACAATAACCAATCAAGATTTGCAAATTCCACAATCTTGATATTCCTCTCGGTATTCTTGAATAGGAGTTGACACCTAAGAAGCGTAAATTGACaagttcaaatatttcaattggGAAATGAGAGAAACGCATATCCATTAAGTCTAACACCCTTAACAATCTTGCTGTGAAAAATTCACCACATGGAAACTCAGCACTCTGAAAACCAATGCATATAACAGATAGAGTTAGTGACACTGACTCTGTTGAATCGTTAACATCTTTCAACTCGTCTGATGTGTGAAAAGTCATGCGGCGTGGATTACAGAACGTTAACTTGTTGGAACCATTAAGAAATATGTCTTCAGCAGATTTCTTAATGCATAGATCCCTCAACGTATCATGCATGCTGTAGCTCCATGGTTTTCCATTCTTGTTATATTTTCTAACTAGAAATAGATTTCTATCTATTAGAGACTTTAGCAAATCCTTAGCCTCTTCCTCCAAACTTCTTTCTCCATTTGATTTTACAAATCCTTCTGCAATCCACATATGTTTGAGTCTGGAGCCTTTAATCTCGTAGTCTTCAGGGAAAGCTGCCATGTACAAGAAACATGGTTTCAAGTGATTCGGCAAGTGGTTATAACTTAAAGACAATATAGTAGAGCATCGCTTATCTGATCCAGAAATTGCTGCTATTACATTGTCCCTAATTTTCATCCAAACATCTTTTGATCTTTCCATCTTTGATAGCAGCCCTCCAATCACACTGACGGCTAGAGGAAGCCCACCACAATCCTTGGCGATCTTTCGTCCGATCTCTTGTAATACAAGAGGACACTCCTCTTCTCCAAACACAAGTTGGTGAAGCAGATTCCAACTTTCAGACTCGCTAAGCAACCTCACCTGATGTTGCGGACTCGAAGAGCTAGCATAGTTCCCCACGTCGGATTCCCTAGTGGTGATCACAATGCGACTTCCATTGTTATTGTCTGGGAAGTACATCCTAATCTCGTCCCAAAATTGTGTGCTCCATATATCATCTAATACAATCAAATACTTTCTACCGAACAAGCTCTTATGTAACATAACTTTTAATGCATCATTATGTTCATTACATTCTTGTCCAGTTATGCAACAAAGAAGGCGTTTGAGGATTTGTGGCATATTGTAATCTTGTGAGATTGTGGTCCAAGCACGATATGCAAAGTGAGAAACAATCAATGGATCTTCATAAAGCTTTCGAGCAAGAGTGATTTTACCTACTCCACCCATACCAACAATGGGGACGATCTCCAGCTTCTTCTGCTGCTGACCGATCAGCCGATCCTTGAGCTGCATCAGATCTTCATCAATTCCCACCACCACAGCACTCTTGAAAGTTGATGAACTGCTAAACGGCATCTTCTTATCCACGAGCTTCAGTTGTTCCATAGAAGAATCAAGTTGTCGAAGCATCTTGTCATCCTCCATCTCCACGAGCTTCTCCGCTTGCTGCATAAGAGAATCAAGATCTAGTATTACTTGCTGCAGATCTGGTGTGGTAAAACTGAATATGGTGGAATCATATCCGGAGATCATTTGATGAACCATGCGGGATTCAATGATGTGTTCTGCTCGATGTGCTACTTCTCTTATTTGGGTGTCTAGTTTGGTGAGTGAAGATTTATCAAGAAGCTGCTGCAGAGAAGTAGCTTTATCGAGGATGGATTTGAAGTGTGGATTGTTTTCATGAACAATCTATCATGATTGGTGGGGATCAAGGATTCCTTCAAGAATAGTGATGAGTGTTTGAAGATTGTAAGCCATTTTTTTCAGATCTCTTCTCGCTCAGAAAACAAAGGGAAGGAAAGCTCGTTGCAAACTGCAATACACTAAAAGAAGATGAATTACCATGGATGTAGTTCGGAGGCGATCATAAATTGACAACTCTTTGATATTTGGAATGGAAACCATCCCAAGTTGTTGCCTCCTTTTTATGTAGACTCAATGAAATCCTTTGCGGCTTCTCTAGGACACTATAGTTTATTTCCTCATCTTTTAACAACTTAATTCCATCCACCTCGAGATATCTTAACTCAGAGAGCTGCCATAACTCAAATGGCACATTAAACCTGCATTTTCTGATGAATAATTAACACGTTCTGATATCTTAACTCAGAGAgcataattaaatcaattaactGAAACAGAATTAAATCTAAACGTAACCTCTGTCATCACTCTCAAAGTTTGTGCAATTTCCATCTTTTTTCCAGTATACATTAGCTTCCTTTAATCAAATCAACCATCAAAACACCCAAAAACATTGAAACCCCAAATTCAACGGAAAAGAAATTCGACTATATTCAAATACCTCTACAATCGCCCATCACTCCTTGGGATTTTCGTTGAAGTACCCGCCATTTTCAATTTGTGACGAAGCTTGAGATTTGTGTTTCAGTTTTCTTAAAGCGTTTTGGCGCAAAAAAAAAGTAccataaatttgtttttttgttttctttttccaatttcGATTAACGTTGTGTTCTCGACTGATTCAAAAGTGTCACTTATTATTGGATCACGAGATTGACCGGGCACGCTTTTAGACAAAAAGGAGGCCCAATCTAATGGGCCTGATTcttacaatataaaaaaaaaaaaaaaaagtaaatccTCCATTAACAAATGCACCTCCCTTTATGTCCAACTTAATTCTTGATTAAgcatcaaacaaaacaaagtgATGCATCTTTCTCAAAACTATATCCAAACCAAACTCATTTATTAAACAAACAAGTCAAAATTGATGCAAATCTCCAATTTTTATTCGAAATAAATCAGGAGGAACGAGCTTAACATCTATAAATCGATTTGGATTAAAATTAGGTTGATTTGATAGTGTGCAAGATATCAAACAAACACCTGACCTacttactactccctccgtcccaaggtattagaccaattttcctttttgggatgtcccaatatattagactcattaccttttttagcaaaaagcatctatcttattttattctccacctacttttttctctcttctctcccctactttttccctctctcatactttactcttttcactttaactatttaaatatcaattccttaaatcatgtgcccaaaagaagtgagtctaatacttcgggacggagggagtacattttatgCTGAAGCATTCACCATCCCTACAACAATAATGCCTCTAATTCATCAACTTcaacaaaaacatcaaaactGTACACTGCATTGCCGAATTCAAAAGTGCATCGAAACGTAATATGAATCCTGCTTTTTATTCTGAGATGCAATTTCAGCCTTTTTTCACAGAACTGCCCCTAGGGACGACGGATGCTGGAAAAGAGGGCCCTAGAATTCGAAGGACAGATTAATGTTTCGATGATACTTAGTAGTGATTTAAGTGAAACAGAGGTATCACTCACTTGCAACTTCCTAAGCAGCAAagaataccaaaataaaaacacaataaaacaaaaatgaggCACTCCAAAATTAACATCACAAGTGAACACAATCTGTCTCTTTAAAATTGTAGAAGAATTAGGATTAAAATTAGCATGAGCATTAAAATTAGGATTAACATTAGAAATGATGCAATACATTATTACACCATCACATATTATTAGCATGAGCATTAAAATTAGgattaatattagaaataacaTCAATATTGTAGAACTATTCACtgctgaaaattaaaattagtttaaacGGACAACTTAGTGAAGtatgaaatatgaaacaaataattattaattaaaacttgagtattcatttttatggaattaatgaAAAGTGTAGGCATGAATGTGCGATCAAAATGATAGTGCATGCACTTAGCATTCAAAACATTCAAGTTTAAGAAATGGTTAATTACCTTTTGGAAGTGCGATCACCAGACTCGTGTGTTTTTGATACTCAGTTTGAGATCGTCGTTTCCATTTTCAGATTGCTCCTCCTTAATCCTTTCTGCTGAAGCATTTGCTGATTTTCTGCAATATTCTAACTCAATTAACTGGGGTGTTGGGATTTCTCCAATGCCACTTGGGATTTCCTCTAGACGCCCGCAGTACAATAAACGGAGGTAGCGGAGTctagggaaattggtctcatTGGCTATACAGCGCACAATATCCAAGTCTTGAAGATGTAGAAAGtgttggaataattgaatgaacaattacataaagctCTCTATGATGATAAACTAAGAACAACAGAGAAGGAGCACAAACTGAAGAGCGGAAGCGTACTTTGATCCATAATGAATTGAACGGTGGAATTGCTTTGCAGCcggctatggatcttccaaacgatcagagacattctttgcaatagtctgccgagagaatacaAAGATATTGAATGTTCTTCTGACgtctggggaccataaccctagcttatatttatattaaatataaacccctttattttctattcggtctctcatcaaatagaaaatccaatatggtatctacacttatttccataacaaataaatacactttaaGCCCAAACTTAATCTTTATTGAATCACTTTAATTGGGCAACTGAAAGATAgtcatacacattaaattagtcatgtggaagcccaaatttctaacaatctcccacttgggcAACACATGACACCACATAAATGTGTACAAACCGAATGAGCGCTCAAAAGTGCTATCACATAGTGTATTTCCGAACAATCTTATCCAACCATATCGACATAGGACTAAAGGGGCAGtcaccatattttttcatgattaaacccATCAGTAATCACATATGCAAACATAATCAACAACAGATCAATTATGGAGTGTAGCATGGAAATTTCATGCAAGGTGATCATACATGTCTATTTCCAACTGGTCCTCCCAAAGTgagatcaaaccaaaaataatggaCAAAACATAATACCTTATTTCTGCAGAGAATAACATGAGTTTTATAACTACACGTTCAACACACAATATAGAGCAATAACCAAAACCACTCCCACTGATCGGAAGTATCCTTAAAACAACATAACACCCATTTAGGCTACATGCTCATGAAAGACCTTGGGTGATAGTCCCTTAATGACTAGATTTGTAATCATCAAATCCATTCCCTTATGCTCTATATGTATTTGTCCATTCCGAACCCTTTATTTAACAACCAGGAAGCTCCTGTTGTTTTAGAATATAATACTGCAGAGTTATTATTGTCATAGCATAACTTGAGTGGTCTTTCAATACCTTACAATATGCAGCCTAgtgaaaaaatttcaagtcatATTCATTTACTAGATGCCCCAAAACAAGTTACGAATTCTGTTGTCATGGCAGAAGTAGCTACAAGTGTTTGCTCAGCACTTCTCCACGAAATGACTCTACAGCCAACAACCAACAGACACACGTAACCTAAAATGGATCCTTTACTGTATTGGCATCtaacaaaatcagaatcaaaatGCCTAAAGATCTCTCTAAATGATCTGATTTTCTGTATGCGAGCATGTAATGCTTAGTTCtctataaatatctcataaccCGTTTTGCTGCTTCATAATGATCCATATCGGGTTATTGAAATATCTGCccaacatataaacaattaaaaccaaattggGTCTAATACACACTTGAACACACATTAGGCTCCCAATCACCGAAGCATATGGAACCTTCTGCATTTTCTAAATCTCAAGATTTATCTTAGGGCACTGAATGAGACTAGGTTTGTCTCCTTTAGTCATAGGAGTATTTCTTTACTTGCAATTATGCATCTCAAATACTATAGGCACCTTTTCACTATATCCCTTCTGTGACaatcgaaaattatttctttcgattccaaatacaaaagaggcttcccaagatctttcatctcaaatttcttCGAGAGAAAATTCTTGGTATTAGTGCAATATATACTtatcaaaaattatttcttcgattccaaatacaaaagaagatGCATTTGCTCCCACTGAACTTGTGATACACACAACCATCAATAGCATTCTTTCTGAATCCAAATGAAAGAGctacttcataaaatttgtggtaCCATTAACGAGAGTCTTAAATGAGGTTGTTGAGATTGACTTTAAATGATATCATCCGCATGAGATTGAACgtttacaacaatattatcttGAGGTTCTTAAtatgcttcttcttcaatgataGTAATTGATACCTGATCATTGTCAGAAGCAGTAGTAGGTGTCTATACAGACTCCTCCTCAAAAGTAATGTTCCTTAACACATTCTTCCCCCCAAACTCAACATCCTCAAGGAATACTATATTTCTCGTCCCAAAAATTAGTTCATTTTGTgggatcataaaatttaaaaaccccTAAATTTTTCTGGAAGACTAAAGTGAGAATATATGCTACAGTCTTTAATGCCTCTCCCTAAAGCGAATGCGACAAGGaagaatgataaatcatactccttcACATATCtttaagagttttatttcGTCTTTTAGCTACACCACTCATGCTAGGCGATCCTGGCATGGTGTACAAAATGACGATCTCACACTCTTCAAAGTGGAAGGAAAAAGGTCTTTGACATTGTTCACCTGAGCAGTCATTTCTGTCGTAGTATTCGCCACCACGGTCAGATTTGACTTACTTAATGCCTTTGTTGAGTTGGAGCTCAACATCAGCCCTGAACATTTTGAACTTGTCTAAAGCCTCAGACttttaatagattaaatgTAGGTGCCTAAAACAAGAATACTCGTTtatgaatgatataaaatattgttgatcatGCCAAGAAACCGAAGTGAATGAACCACAAATGTCCGTATATATCAATTCTAAAATGTATAGCTCTATTGGCACCTAATTTCTTGAGTTTGGTCTGCATTCCTTCGATACATTAAACACACAAATCAAGTTCTGAAAAGATAAGTGTATTCAATATAACATCTGACACAAGTCTCACAATcctttatttttagatataaCCAAAACACTTGTGTCATAAATTAACctaattttcattaattaatttgcttAGTCCCTTTTGATTCAACATATAAAGCTTCTGAATATGAAGTAACATATCGAGCATTCATAGATTGTTATATGCACTTAAGAAATAGTGTCCACAATACGAGAATTATTTGAAGGAAgaactttactatttctgaaTGAACAAGAGAAACCAAATTTGTTCAAAGCTAGAATAGAAACCA harbors:
- the LOC125221771 gene encoding putative late blight resistance protein homolog R1B-16 isoform X1; amino-acid sequence: MVSIPNIKELSIYDRLRTTSMQAEKLVEMEDDKMLRQLDSSMEQLKLVDKKMPFSSSSTFKSAVVVGIDEDLMQLKDRLIGQQQKKLEIVPIVGMGGVGKITLARKLYEDPLIVSHFAYRAWTTISQDYNMPQILKRLLCCITGQECNEHNDALKVMLHKSLFGRKYLIVLDDIWSTQFWDEIRMYFPDNNNGSRIVITTRESDVGNYASSSSPQHQVRLLSESESWNLLHQLVFGEEECPLVLQEIGRKIAKDCGGLPLAVSVIGGLLSKMERSKDVWMKIRDNVIAAISGSDKRCSTILSLSYNHLPNHLKPCFLYMAAFPEDYEIKGSRLKHMWIAEGFVKSNGERSLEEEAKDLLKSLIDRNLFLVRKYNKNGKPWSYSMHDTLRDLCIKKSAEDIFLNGSNKLTFCNPRRMTFHTSDELKDVNDSTESVSLTLSVICIGFQSAEFPCGEFFTARLLRVLDLMDMRFSHFPIEIFELVNLRFLGVNSYSRIPRGISRLWNLQILIGYCKFEEPAELWKLSELRYLKVFPIELLKDEKMNYSVLKKLQRISLIILATTWDGFLKSVPNIKRLRIDDCHRTTSLAIDLSHIHKLESLSCSYMRTISAPDGFSRCLKVIFPCHIRKLVLDECIMNSRVWRTLCALHKLEVLKISLSSLKRGGDM
- the LOC125221771 gene encoding putative late blight resistance protein homolog R1B-14 isoform X2 — its product is MVSIPNIKELSIYDRLRTTSMQAEKLVEMEDDKMLRQLDSSMEQLKLVDKKMPFSSSSTFKSAVVVGIDEDLMQLKDRLIGQQQKKLEIVPIVGMGGVGKITLARKLYEDPLIVSHFAYRAWTTISQDYNMPQILKRLLCCITGQECNEHNDALKVMLHKSLFGRKYLIVLDDIWSTQFWDEIRMYFPDNNNGSRIVITTRESDVGNYASSSSPQHQVRLLSESESWNLLHQLVFGEEECPLVLQEIGRKIAKDCGGLPLAVSVIGGLLSKMERSKDVWMKIRDNVIAAISGSDKRCSTILSLSYNHLPNHLKPCFLYMAAFPEDYEIKGSRLKHMWIAEGFVKSNGERSLEEEAKDLLKSLIDRNLFLVRKYNKNGKPWSYSMHDTLRDLCIKKSAEDIFLNGSNKLTFCNPRRMTFHTSDELKDVNDSTECQLLFKNTERNIKIVEFANLDWLL